In a single window of the Acetivibrio clariflavus DSM 19732 genome:
- a CDS encoding nitroreductase family protein — protein MSKDFYTAVADRRTYYGISKESVVSDERIKEIIEHTVKHTPSAFNSQSTRIVLLLRNHHDKLWDITKEALRKIVPPEQFSSTEDKINSFRNGYGTILFFEDNTVIQSLQKQFELYKDNFPIWAQQSNGMHQFILWTALEIEGFGVSLQHYNELIENEVKKEWGIPENWKLIAQMPFGKPTANPGEKEIQPLENRIKIFG, from the coding sequence ATGTCAAAGGATTTTTATACAGCAGTGGCCGATAGGAGAACATATTACGGAATAAGTAAAGAGTCGGTAGTTTCCGATGAAAGAATAAAGGAAATAATTGAGCATACAGTAAAGCATACCCCCTCAGCTTTCAACTCCCAAAGTACAAGAATTGTTTTGCTGTTGAGAAATCACCATGATAAATTGTGGGATATAACTAAAGAGGCTTTGAGGAAAATCGTTCCTCCGGAACAATTCAGCTCTACCGAGGATAAGATAAATTCTTTCAGAAATGGATACGGAACCATTTTGTTCTTTGAAGACAATACAGTAATTCAGTCCTTACAGAAGCAGTTTGAATTGTACAAGGACAACTTCCCGATATGGGCACAGCAATCCAACGGCATGCACCAGTTTATTCTTTGGACAGCATTGGAAATTGAAGGATTTGGTGTTTCATTGCAGCATTACAATGAGCTTATCGAGAATGAAGTAAAAAAAGAATGGGGCATACCGGAAAATTGGAAGCTTATTGCTCAAATGCCTTTTGGCAAGCCAACGGCAAATCCCGGTGAAAAGGAAATTCAACCATTGGAAAACCGTATAAAGATATTCGGATAA
- the gltX gene encoding glutamate--tRNA ligase has product MDCKKLADLLFPNITKSISYYEETVFPNRNLSEGAKVTRLAPSPTGFIHLGNLYGAFVDERLARQSNGIFMLRIEDTDDKRKVEGAVELIISSLEYFGLKFDEGASVDGEIGNYGPYYQSKRAEIYQTVAKYLVEIGRAYPCFCSEEELEQIRNEQISQNVTTGYYGKWAKCRDMSLEDIQKHLDNNESFVLRFKSLGNPEVNFEIDDAIRGRLSMPENNQDIVILKANGIPTYHFAHVVDDHLMRVTHVVRGEEWLSTLPIHYELFKTLGWEHPVYCHTAHLMKIDEGVKRKLSKRKDPELGLEYYMKLGYHPATVREYLMTILNSNFEEWRIANPDASIFDFPFSLEKMSNSGALFDLNKLNDISKNVMAKIPAEEIYDFLLNWAKQYKQEIVTLLTEHKDAVTKLLAVGRNSDKPRKDLIYCEQIFEFISYFFDEYFKIEDPYPENITEEEAKNILKAYLETYNHNDDQTQWFDKVRDIAVANGYAAKPKDYKKNPEMYKGHVGDVSTVIRIALVGRSTSPDLWEIQQIMGETKVRERIQRLI; this is encoded by the coding sequence ATGGACTGTAAAAAGTTAGCTGATTTACTTTTTCCAAACATTACTAAGTCAATATCTTATTATGAAGAGACTGTATTTCCAAATAGGAATTTAAGTGAAGGTGCCAAAGTTACAAGACTTGCACCAAGCCCGACTGGTTTTATACACCTTGGCAATCTTTACGGTGCGTTTGTAGATGAACGTTTAGCCCGTCAAAGCAACGGAATTTTTATGCTTCGTATAGAGGATACTGACGACAAACGTAAAGTGGAAGGTGCAGTAGAACTTATAATTTCTTCCCTGGAGTACTTCGGTTTAAAATTTGATGAAGGAGCAAGTGTTGATGGTGAAATAGGCAACTACGGTCCCTATTATCAAAGTAAACGTGCAGAAATTTACCAGACTGTTGCCAAATATTTGGTTGAAATAGGCAGAGCCTATCCCTGCTTCTGTTCCGAGGAAGAATTGGAGCAAATAAGGAATGAACAGATATCCCAAAATGTAACTACCGGTTATTACGGTAAATGGGCAAAATGCAGAGATATGTCTTTGGAAGATATACAAAAACATTTAGATAACAATGAGAGCTTTGTACTTCGTTTTAAATCACTGGGAAATCCGGAAGTTAATTTCGAAATTGACGATGCTATAAGAGGCCGTCTTTCAATGCCTGAAAACAATCAGGACATTGTAATCCTCAAAGCAAACGGTATTCCCACTTATCATTTTGCCCATGTGGTGGATGACCATTTGATGAGAGTTACCCATGTGGTAAGAGGAGAGGAATGGCTTTCAACCCTGCCTATACACTATGAACTTTTTAAAACATTAGGCTGGGAACATCCCGTTTACTGCCACACAGCTCATTTGATGAAGATAGATGAAGGGGTAAAGAGAAAGCTTTCCAAAAGAAAAGACCCCGAATTGGGATTGGAGTATTATATGAAATTGGGGTATCACCCTGCAACAGTAAGGGAATATCTCATGACAATTTTAAATTCCAATTTCGAAGAATGGCGTATTGCAAACCCTGATGCCAGCATATTCGATTTTCCCTTTAGTTTGGAAAAAATGAGCAATTCCGGTGCTCTGTTCGACTTAAACAAATTGAATGATATAAGCAAAAACGTCATGGCTAAGATTCCTGCAGAAGAAATATATGATTTTCTTCTAAATTGGGCTAAGCAATATAAGCAGGAAATAGTAACTCTTTTAACTGAGCATAAAGATGCTGTAACAAAACTGCTGGCAGTAGGAAGAAATTCCGACAAACCGCGTAAAGATCTGATATACTGCGAACAAATTTTTGAGTTTATCAGTTATTTCTTTGACGAATATTTTAAAATAGAAGACCCATACCCTGAAAATATAACTGAAGAAGAAGCTAAAAATATATTGAAGGCTTATTTGGAAACTTATAACCATAATGACGACCAGACCCAATGGTTTGACAAAGTAAGGGATATAGCCGTTGCCAACGGATATGCTGCAAAGCCGAAAGACTATAAGAAAAACCCCGAAATGTATAAGGGCCATGTAGGTGATGTGAGCACCGTTATCAGAATAGCTCTTGTTGGCCGCAGCACTTCACCGGACCTATGGGAGATTCAACAGATTATGGGAGAAACAAAGGTAAGGGAAAGAATTCAAAGACTAATATAA
- a CDS encoding AMP-binding protein, giving the protein MKLAFSTLGCPDFSWNDIYSMAKDFGFDGIEIRGLGNEIFAVNAQPFKEDQLPHTLKKLSELHLEIPCLSSGCCLKIAENADKNYEEIIQYIDLASKIGTPYVRVLADQEPSPNGEVDDNVVLAALQRLVPAAEEKGVTLLVETNGVYADTARLCSLLNNIPSDAVAALWDVHHPYRFFGEKPEKTVKNLGAYIKYVHIKDSVMENGVPKYKMLGEGDLPIDEIMLALDSINYEGYISLEWVKRWASDLDDAGVVFPNFANYMERYMKKRVQKGRLYDNRAKTGKYLWEKDKLIDLTFPEVLDRIVEEFPNQYAFRYTTLDYTRTYAEFRDDVDTFARSLIALGVKPGDHVAVWTTNVPQWFIAFWAVTKIGAVLVTVNTAYKIYEAEYLLRQSDTHTLIMIDGFKDSNYVNIIKELCPELENSEPGKPLYIKRLPFLRNIITIGCKVKGCLTWEEAIALSEKVPVEEVYRRARSLDKHDVCNMQYTSGTTGFPKGVMLTHYNVINNGKTIGDCMDLSTADRMLIHVPMFHCFGMVLAMTAAVTHGSTMSPIPYFSPKQSLECITKEKITVCHGVPTMFIAMLEHEDFDKTDFSHMRTGIMAGSPCPVKVMQDVVNKMNMSEITIVYGQTEASPGCTQSRVDDPIEVRVNTVGRPLPGIECKIVDPVTGEDLPDNVDGEFVARGYNIMKGYYKMPEATAAAIDKDGWLHTGDMARRDENGNFKITGRIKDMIIRGGENIYPKEIEDFIYTHPKVRDVQVIGVPDVQYGEEIMACVILKDGETLTEEELRDYIRANLAKHKTPKYIEFVTEFPMNAAGKILKYKMREQAIEKLGLQAASKIETA; this is encoded by the coding sequence ATGAAACTAGCGTTTTCAACTCTAGGTTGTCCTGACTTCAGCTGGAACGACATTTATTCTATGGCAAAGGATTTCGGGTTTGACGGAATCGAAATCCGAGGGCTTGGCAATGAAATATTTGCAGTTAATGCACAACCTTTTAAGGAGGACCAGCTGCCGCATACGCTAAAAAAACTTTCAGAGCTGCATCTTGAAATTCCTTGCCTCTCTTCCGGTTGTTGCCTGAAGATAGCTGAGAACGCCGACAAGAACTATGAAGAGATTATACAGTATATCGATCTGGCTTCCAAGATTGGTACCCCTTATGTACGTGTTTTGGCAGATCAGGAACCAAGTCCGAATGGTGAAGTGGATGATAACGTTGTTCTTGCTGCGCTGCAGCGTTTAGTGCCGGCAGCGGAAGAAAAGGGAGTGACACTTCTTGTAGAAACAAACGGTGTATATGCCGATACAGCCCGTTTATGTTCACTTCTTAATAATATACCGAGCGACGCAGTAGCAGCTTTGTGGGATGTACATCATCCTTACAGATTTTTTGGAGAGAAACCGGAAAAAACAGTTAAGAATCTTGGGGCATATATAAAATACGTACATATAAAAGATTCGGTAATGGAAAATGGTGTGCCTAAATACAAAATGTTAGGAGAAGGGGATCTTCCTATTGACGAAATTATGTTGGCATTGGATTCCATCAACTACGAAGGTTACATTTCCCTTGAATGGGTTAAACGCTGGGCATCTGACCTTGATGATGCCGGTGTGGTTTTCCCTAACTTTGCAAACTATATGGAACGCTATATGAAAAAGAGAGTTCAAAAAGGACGTTTATATGATAATAGAGCTAAAACAGGTAAATATTTGTGGGAAAAAGATAAACTGATAGATTTGACATTCCCTGAGGTGCTTGACAGAATAGTAGAAGAGTTTCCCAATCAATATGCCTTTAGATATACAACTTTGGATTATACCAGAACTTATGCAGAATTCCGTGACGATGTAGATACTTTTGCACGTTCACTTATTGCATTAGGTGTTAAACCGGGAGATCATGTTGCTGTTTGGACAACTAATGTTCCGCAATGGTTTATTGCCTTTTGGGCAGTTACAAAAATTGGAGCAGTTTTAGTAACTGTAAATACTGCATATAAGATTTATGAAGCAGAGTATCTCTTACGTCAATCAGATACTCATACACTGATAATGATAGATGGATTTAAAGATTCAAATTATGTAAATATTATTAAAGAACTATGTCCTGAACTGGAAAATTCCGAGCCGGGAAAACCGCTGTATATAAAGAGATTACCTTTCTTACGCAATATTATTACCATAGGTTGTAAGGTAAAAGGATGTCTGACTTGGGAAGAGGCTATTGCACTTTCTGAAAAAGTACCGGTTGAGGAAGTCTATCGCCGTGCACGTTCATTGGATAAACACGATGTCTGCAATATGCAATACACATCAGGAACAACCGGTTTTCCGAAAGGTGTTATGTTAACTCATTACAATGTTATAAATAATGGAAAAACTATAGGCGATTGCATGGATTTGTCAACTGCCGACCGTATGTTGATACATGTTCCTATGTTCCATTGCTTCGGTATGGTTTTAGCAATGACGGCTGCAGTGACACACGGTAGTACTATGTCACCTATTCCTTATTTTTCACCTAAACAGTCGCTTGAGTGCATTACTAAAGAGAAGATAACTGTCTGTCATGGTGTTCCGACCATGTTTATAGCAATGCTGGAGCACGAAGATTTTGACAAGACAGATTTCTCACATATGAGGACGGGAATTATGGCAGGAAGTCCATGTCCTGTAAAAGTTATGCAGGATGTAGTAAATAAGATGAATATGTCTGAGATTACTATTGTTTATGGCCAGACAGAAGCTTCTCCAGGATGTACTCAAAGCCGTGTAGACGATCCTATTGAGGTACGTGTCAACACAGTGGGACGTCCGCTTCCAGGTATTGAATGTAAAATTGTCGATCCTGTGACAGGAGAAGATTTACCTGACAATGTAGATGGGGAATTTGTTGCCAGAGGTTACAATATTATGAAAGGCTATTACAAAATGCCGGAAGCAACAGCGGCTGCTATTGATAAAGACGGCTGGCTTCATACCGGAGATATGGCAAGACGCGATGAAAACGGTAATTTCAAAATTACCGGACGTATAAAAGATATGATTATACGCGGTGGAGAGAATATTTATCCTAAAGAGATTGAAGACTTTATATATACTCACCCCAAAGTAAGGGATGTTCAGGTTATAGGTGTGCCGGATGTGCAATATGGCGAAGAGATAATGGCATGTGTTATTCTTAAAGATGGTGAAACACTTACTGAGGAGGAACTCAGGGATTACATCCGTGCCAACCTGGCAAAACACAAAACTCCTAAATACATAGAATTTGTAACTGAGTTCCCGATGAATGCAGCAGGAAAGATTTTGAAATATAAAATGAGAGAACAGGCTATTGAAAAGCTTGGTCTCCAAGCAGCCAGCAAGATTGAAACGGCATAG